One Qiania dongpingensis genomic window carries:
- the pyrF gene encoding orotidine-5'-phosphate decarboxylase, producing the protein MINKLCEKIKKLGAPVVAGLDPMLSYVPEHILKRSFEEYGETLKGAADAIWQFNKGIVDSVCDLIPAVKPQIAMYEQFGVEGMEAYKKTVDYCHEKDLIVIGDVKRGDIGSTSAAYATGHLGRVQVGNTVQKVFDEDFATVNPYLGTDGIKPFVDVCKEEKKGIFILVKTSNPSSGEFQDRLMDGRPLYEWVGEKVAQWGEACMGDSYSYVGAVVGATYPEMGKVLRKVMPKSFILVPGYGAQGGKAADLVPYFNEDGLGAIVNSSRGIIAAYKKEPYAKFGAENFGEASRQAVLDMIADINGALQAHI; encoded by the coding sequence ATGATCAACAAGCTGTGTGAAAAAATAAAGAAATTGGGAGCGCCCGTCGTGGCAGGCCTGGATCCGATGCTTTCCTATGTGCCTGAGCATATTTTAAAAAGATCTTTTGAGGAATATGGAGAAACCTTAAAGGGAGCGGCAGATGCCATTTGGCAGTTCAATAAAGGGATCGTGGATTCTGTCTGTGACTTGATTCCTGCTGTGAAGCCCCAGATAGCCATGTATGAGCAGTTTGGCGTAGAAGGTATGGAAGCATATAAAAAGACGGTGGATTACTGCCATGAAAAGGATCTGATCGTGATCGGCGATGTGAAGCGCGGGGATATTGGCTCCACTTCGGCGGCGTATGCCACGGGTCATCTGGGCAGAGTTCAGGTGGGAAATACGGTCCAGAAGGTTTTTGACGAGGATTTTGCCACGGTCAATCCATATCTGGGAACGGACGGCATCAAACCTTTTGTAGATGTCTGCAAGGAGGAGAAAAAGGGAATCTTCATCTTGGTCAAGACCTCCAATCCATCCAGCGGGGAGTTTCAGGACAGGCTCATGGACGGCCGGCCCTTGTATGAGTGGGTGGGTGAAAAGGTGGCCCAGTGGGGAGAAGCGTGCATGGGAGACTCTTACAGCTATGTGGGAGCTGTCGTGGGCGCAACTTATCCGGAAATGGGAAAGGTGCTGAGAAAGGTCATGCCCAAGTCCTTTATCCTGGTTCCCGGCTACGGAGCACAGGGAGGAAAAGCGGCGGATCTGGTCCCTTATTTCAACGAGGACGGTCTGGGCGCGATTGTCAACTCTTCCAGGGGTATCATTGCGGCATATAAAAAAGAGCCTTATGCTAAGTTTGGGGCGGAGAATTTTGGAGAAGCATCCAGACAGGCAGTGCTCGATATGATCGCAGATATAAACGGAGCGCTGCAGGCACATATATAA
- a CDS encoding dihydroorotase: protein MKLLIKNGHVIDPDTGKDGIFDVLTEDGKILRVAQDIEEEAGRVVNAEGFYVMPGIIDLHVHLRDPGLEYKETLHTGGLAAARGGVTTMCAMPNTIPVTDSPEMIRSQTLRAAAECPVHVSFIGAVTKGQQGTEITDIAGMKKEGMAFISEDGKSVMDAGLYRDAMKTAAREGVTVLAHCEDKNMVAGGVMNECEKSRKMGLPGITNGVEDVIVARDILIAKETGAKLHLCHCSTKDSVEMIRLAKEAGLPVTAEVCPHHFALTSSDIPEDDANYKMNPPLREKEDVDALIDGLKRGIIDVIATDHAPHGEEEKEKGFAGAPFGIVGLETSVAVTMTELVHKGILTPMEMAERMSHAPARILGVDKGSLAEGKCADIVLIDPDREYVIHKEDFVSKGKNTPFEGKKVKGQVVMTIVDGAVVYEAE from the coding sequence ATGAAATTATTGATAAAGAACGGACATGTGATTGACCCGGATACCGGGAAAGACGGGATATTTGATGTGCTGACGGAGGATGGGAAGATTCTCCGGGTAGCGCAGGATATTGAAGAAGAGGCCGGAAGAGTCGTGAATGCGGAAGGCTTCTATGTGATGCCGGGGATCATCGATCTGCATGTGCATCTTCGCGATCCGGGGCTGGAATATAAGGAAACACTTCATACCGGCGGTTTGGCGGCTGCCAGGGGAGGCGTCACTACCATGTGCGCCATGCCCAATACCATACCGGTCACAGACAGCCCCGAGATGATCAGGAGCCAGACACTGCGGGCGGCGGCAGAGTGCCCGGTACACGTTTCCTTCATTGGTGCGGTGACAAAGGGGCAGCAGGGCACGGAGATCACGGATATCGCCGGGATGAAGAAAGAAGGTATGGCTTTTATCAGCGAGGACGGCAAATCGGTGATGGACGCGGGGCTGTACCGGGATGCCATGAAAACGGCGGCCCGCGAGGGAGTTACGGTACTGGCGCACTGCGAGGATAAGAACATGGTGGCCGGCGGAGTGATGAATGAGTGCGAAAAGTCCAGAAAAATGGGACTTCCCGGCATCACAAACGGGGTAGAGGATGTGATAGTTGCAAGGGACATCCTGATTGCAAAGGAGACAGGGGCTAAGCTGCATCTTTGCCACTGCTCTACAAAAGACAGCGTGGAGATGATCCGGCTCGCCAAGGAAGCGGGCCTTCCGGTGACGGCAGAGGTATGCCCCCATCACTTTGCCTTGACCAGTAGCGATATCCCGGAGGACGATGCCAATTATAAGATGAACCCGCCTCTGCGGGAAAAAGAGGATGTAGACGCTTTGATTGACGGACTGAAGCGCGGTATCATCGATGTGATTGCCACAGACCACGCACCCCATGGAGAAGAGGAAAAGGAAAAAGGCTTTGCCGGCGCGCCCTTTGGTATTGTGGGGCTGGAGACATCGGTGGCTGTTACCATGACGGAGCTGGTTCATAAGGGCATCCTGACCCCCATGGAGATGGCAGAGCGGATGAGCCATGCGCCTGCCAGGATACTGGGAGTCGACAAAGGAAGCCTGGCAGAAGGGAAATGTGCTGACATTGTCCTGATCGATCCGGACAGAGAATATGTCATCCATAAAGAAGATTTTGTATCAAAGGGAAAAAATACGCCCTTTGAAGGAAAAAAGGTGAAGGGCCAGGTGGTGATGACCATTGTGGACGGAGCCGTTGTATACGAAGCAGAATGA
- a CDS encoding Na+/H+ antiporter NhaC family protein, translating into MEKVREKGNIWGLLPIGVFLVLFLGVGLISGDFYAMPAIVAFLIALLVAFVQNRKLPFSEKLKVIAKGVGDENIITMCLIFLAAGAFSGAVKAAGGADSTVALGLYILPPKIAVAGLMLIGCFMSISMGTSMGTIGALAPIAVGISQKTGFSMAICIGAVVSGAMFGDNLSMISDTTIAAVRTQGCEMRDKFRENFLLVLPAALISLAIYVLISRNTSFQVTLEGSFNLWQVLPYIVVLIGALAGVNVFLVLIGGTVLSLIAGVGTGTIALSQMFSVMGEGVTSMYDITVISIIVACIVSLVKKNGGITCILNLIHKRIHGKKGGELGIAVLSVLVDMATANNTVAIVIAGPIAKEISTDYGISPRRTASLLDIFASVTQGLIPYGAQLLLAAGQTGLSPLQIIPYTFYPVIMGVTVVIFIMLRKQKQTE; encoded by the coding sequence ATGGAAAAAGTGAGAGAAAAGGGAAATATCTGGGGGCTGTTACCCATCGGCGTATTTTTGGTCCTGTTTCTGGGGGTGGGTTTAATAAGCGGTGATTTCTATGCGATGCCGGCCATTGTGGCGTTTCTGATCGCTCTCTTGGTAGCTTTCGTACAGAACAGGAAGCTGCCGTTTTCCGAGAAGCTCAAGGTGATAGCAAAAGGAGTGGGAGATGAGAACATCATCACCATGTGCCTGATCTTTTTGGCGGCCGGAGCGTTTTCAGGCGCGGTAAAAGCAGCGGGCGGGGCGGACAGTACAGTCGCCCTGGGCCTTTATATCCTTCCGCCTAAGATTGCTGTGGCAGGGCTCATGCTGATCGGGTGCTTTATGTCGATTTCCATGGGCACCAGCATGGGAACCATAGGAGCGCTGGCTCCCATAGCTGTGGGAATCAGCCAGAAGACAGGATTTTCCATGGCCATTTGTATCGGGGCGGTCGTCAGCGGAGCCATGTTCGGCGACAATCTGTCCATGATCTCCGACACCACTATTGCAGCGGTCCGGACCCAGGGCTGTGAGATGAGGGACAAGTTCAGGGAGAATTTTCTGCTGGTCCTTCCAGCGGCACTGATCTCTCTGGCCATATATGTGCTCATCAGCCGGAATACTTCGTTTCAGGTGACTCTGGAGGGGAGCTTTAATCTCTGGCAGGTGCTTCCCTATATTGTTGTGCTGATCGGAGCGCTGGCAGGAGTCAATGTATTTTTGGTGCTGATAGGAGGCACGGTCCTTTCTCTGATCGCGGGAGTAGGTACCGGGACGATCGCGCTGTCCCAGATGTTCTCTGTGATGGGAGAAGGCGTGACTTCCATGTATGATATCACCGTCATTTCCATCATCGTGGCCTGCATTGTTTCCCTGGTGAAGAAAAATGGAGGGATTACCTGTATCTTGAATCTGATCCATAAAAGGATTCATGGAAAAAAGGGCGGAGAGCTGGGAATCGCTGTTCTGTCGGTACTGGTGGATATGGCGACGGCCAACAATACTGTGGCCATTGTGATCGCAGGGCCGATCGCAAAGGAAATCAGCACGGATTATGGGATTTCGCCCAGGCGGACAGCTTCGCTGCTGGATATCTTTGCTTCTGTGACCCAGGGACTGATTCCCTACGGTGCACAGCTTTTGCTGGCGGCGGGGCAGACGGGACTGTCGCCTCTTCAGATTATTCCTTACACATTTTATCCGGTGATCATGGGCGTGACTGTCGTCATCTTTATCATGCTGAGAAAGCAGAAGCAGACAGAATAA
- the dnaJ gene encoding molecular chaperone DnaJ yields MAENKRDYYEVLGVPKDADDAALKKAYRALAKKYHPDTNQGNADAEAKFKEASEAYAVLSDPEKRRQYDQFGHAAFENGAGGAGGFGGFDFSGADMGDIFGDIFGDLFGGGRSRGRAGNEPMRGANLRTSIRITFEEALFGCEREIELTTKDECKDCHGTGAKPGTKPETCPKCNGKGQVVYTQQSMFGMVRNVQTCPECGGTGKIIKEKCPTCRGTGNTSSKKRIAVSIPAGIDNGQSVRIRGKGELGVNGGERGDLLVEVVVSNHPIFKRQDTSIYSTVPISFAQAALGGEIKIKTVDGEVLYNVSPGTQTDTKIRLKGKGVPYLRNKNVRGDHYVTLVVKVPEKLTKEQKEALQKFQETMGEAGEANPAEEKHKKKGFFK; encoded by the coding sequence GTGGCTGAGAATAAGAGAGATTATTATGAGGTTCTGGGCGTTCCCAAAGATGCCGACGATGCGGCGCTTAAGAAGGCATACCGGGCCCTTGCCAAGAAATATCATCCCGACACCAATCAGGGGAATGCAGACGCAGAGGCGAAATTTAAGGAAGCTTCTGAGGCATATGCCGTGCTGAGCGATCCAGAAAAACGGCGCCAGTATGACCAGTTTGGCCATGCGGCTTTTGAAAACGGAGCAGGCGGGGCAGGAGGCTTCGGCGGATTTGATTTCAGCGGCGCGGATATGGGCGACATTTTCGGCGATATTTTCGGCGATTTGTTCGGAGGCGGCAGAAGCCGCGGCCGCGCGGGCAACGAACCCATGCGCGGAGCCAATCTGCGGACCAGTATCCGGATTACATTTGAGGAAGCGCTGTTTGGCTGTGAACGGGAAATTGAGCTGACGACTAAAGATGAATGTAAGGATTGCCATGGTACCGGGGCCAAACCGGGCACGAAGCCGGAAACCTGCCCGAAATGCAACGGGAAAGGCCAGGTGGTCTATACACAGCAGTCCATGTTTGGCATGGTGAGGAACGTGCAGACGTGTCCCGAGTGCGGAGGCACGGGGAAGATCATCAAGGAGAAGTGTCCTACCTGCAGAGGGACAGGAAACACCAGCTCAAAGAAACGGATCGCGGTCTCCATTCCTGCCGGTATTGACAATGGACAGAGTGTCCGCATCCGGGGAAAAGGAGAGCTTGGCGTAAACGGCGGAGAGCGTGGAGATCTGCTGGTGGAGGTCGTGGTCTCCAATCATCCCATCTTCAAACGGCAGGATACCAGCATCTATTCAACGGTTCCGATTTCCTTTGCCCAGGCGGCTTTGGGCGGCGAGATAAAGATCAAGACCGTGGATGGAGAGGTCCTTTATAATGTGTCGCCCGGAACGCAGACGGATACGAAGATCCGGCTGAAAGGAAAAGGCGTGCCTTATCTGCGGAACAAGAATGTCAGAGGCGATCACTATGTGACTTTGGTGGTGAAGGTGCCGGAGAAGCTGACAAAGGAGCAGAAGGAGGCTCTTCAGAAGTTCCAGGAGACAATGGGAGAGGCTGGAGAAGCAAATCCTGCAGAAGAGAAGCATAAAAAGAAGGGTTTTTTTAAATAA
- the dnaK gene encoding molecular chaperone DnaK, translated as MGKIIGIDLGTTNSCVAVMEGGKPVVIANTEGVRTTPSVVAFTKNGERLVGEPAKRQAVTNSERTISSIKRHMGTDYKVDIDGKKYSPQEISAMILQKLKADAESYLGEKVTEAVITVPAYFNDAQRQATKDAGKIAGLDVKRIINEPTAAALAYGLDNEKEQKIMVYDLGGGTFDVSIIEIGDGVIEVLATSGDNRLGGDDFDAKVTDYMIAEFKRTEGVDLSNDKMALQRLKEAAEKAKKELSSATTTNINLPFITATSEGPKHFDMNLTRAKFDELTHDLVERTAVPVQNALRDAGLSASDLGKVLLVGGSTRVPAVQDRVKLLTGKEPSKNLNPDECVAIGASIQGGKLAGDAGAGDILLLDVTPLSLSIETMGGIATRLIERNTTIPTKHSQVFSTAADNQTAVDINVLQGERQFAKDNKSLGQFRLDGIPPARRGVPQIEVTFDIDANGIVNVSAKDLGTGKEQHITITAGSNMSEDDIDKAVKEAAEFEAQDKKRKESIDARNEADSLVFQTEKALEEAGSKLDASEKAAVEEDLKALKAVVDATANGEISDAQLDELKAGKEKLMNSAQALFAKMYEQAQGAAGAQGAGPDMGAGAGGAGQADDDVVDADYKEV; from the coding sequence ATGGGAAAAATCATAGGCATTGACTTAGGTACAACAAATTCATGCGTAGCAGTTATGGAAGGCGGAAAGCCTGTAGTTATCGCGAATACAGAGGGCGTGAGGACAACTCCTTCTGTCGTGGCTTTTACGAAAAATGGTGAAAGACTGGTAGGTGAGCCGGCAAAACGTCAGGCGGTCACCAACTCCGAGCGGACTATCTCTTCCATTAAAAGACATATGGGAACCGATTATAAGGTAGATATCGACGGAAAGAAATATTCTCCTCAGGAGATTTCCGCGATGATTCTTCAGAAGCTGAAGGCCGACGCAGAGAGCTATCTGGGTGAAAAGGTGACGGAAGCTGTCATCACTGTTCCCGCTTATTTCAATGACGCACAGCGTCAGGCAACTAAGGACGCGGGCAAAATCGCCGGCCTGGATGTGAAGAGAATCATCAATGAGCCGACGGCGGCAGCTCTGGCCTACGGACTTGACAATGAAAAAGAACAGAAGATCATGGTATACGATCTGGGCGGCGGTACCTTCGACGTATCCATCATCGAGATTGGCGACGGCGTGATCGAGGTTTTGGCAACCTCCGGTGACAACCGTCTGGGCGGCGACGACTTTGACGCAAAGGTCACCGACTATATGATCGCAGAATTCAAGAGGACGGAGGGCGTCGACCTGTCAAATGACAAGATGGCTCTTCAGAGACTGAAAGAAGCGGCTGAAAAGGCGAAAAAGGAACTGTCCTCCGCTACGACTACGAACATCAACCTTCCCTTCATCACTGCGACCAGTGAAGGACCGAAGCATTTCGATATGAATCTGACCCGGGCAAAATTTGACGAACTGACCCATGACCTGGTGGAGAGAACGGCAGTGCCCGTACAGAATGCCCTGAGGGATGCAGGACTGTCTGCTTCCGATTTGGGAAAAGTGCTTTTAGTCGGCGGTTCCACTCGTGTGCCTGCCGTACAGGACAGAGTAAAACTCCTGACCGGCAAAGAGCCTTCCAAGAACCTGAATCCTGATGAATGTGTGGCAATCGGCGCTTCCATCCAGGGCGGCAAGCTGGCAGGCGACGCAGGCGCAGGCGATATCCTCCTTCTGGATGTCACACCTCTTTCCCTGTCCATCGAGACCATGGGAGGCATAGCTACACGGCTGATCGAGCGGAATACTACTATTCCGACAAAGCACAGCCAGGTGTTCTCCACCGCTGCGGATAATCAGACCGCTGTGGACATCAACGTACTTCAGGGTGAGAGACAGTTTGCAAAGGACAACAAGAGTCTCGGTCAGTTCCGCTTAGACGGGATTCCGCCTGCAAGAAGAGGTGTGCCGCAGATTGAAGTTACCTTTGATATTGACGCCAACGGTATCGTAAATGTATCCGCCAAGGATCTTGGTACCGGAAAAGAGCAGCACATCACAATCACAGCCGGCTCCAATATGTCGGAAGACGATATTGACAAAGCGGTGAAAGAGGCGGCTGAGTTCGAGGCACAGGATAAGAAACGGAAAGAATCCATCGATGCAAGGAATGAAGCGGATTCTCTGGTGTTCCAGACAGAGAAAGCGCTGGAGGAAGCCGGCAGCAAGCTGGATGCTTCCGAAAAAGCTGCGGTGGAAGAGGACTTGAAAGCGCTGAAGGCAGTGGTCGATGCTACGGCAAACGGAGAAATCTCCGATGCACAGCTGGATGAGCTGAAAGCTGGAAAAGAAAAGCTGATGAACAGCGCGCAGGCACTCTTTGCTAAGATGTATGAGCAGGCTCAGGGGGCGGCTGGCGCACAGGGCGCAGGCCCTGACATGGGCGCCGGAGCCGGCGGAGCAGGCCAGGCAGACGATGATGTGGTAGATGCGGATTATAAAGAAGTTTGA
- the grpE gene encoding nucleotide exchange factor GrpE, with product MEDLESDSAEDTLEEAVLNCDGEGSQRQEAGSGETQAGGQEKEAGEEKEEPEKKGFFKKKEKKDKKDVQIEELNDRLKRSMAEFENFRKRTEKEKAAMYEIGAKSVIEKILPVVDNFERGMATLSEKEAQTPFAEGMDKIYKQLLTTLESMDVKAIDAVGQEFNPDFHNAVMHVEDEESGENIIVEEFQKGYLYRDSVVRHSMVKVAN from the coding sequence ATGGAAGATTTGGAATCAGATTCAGCGGAGGATACTCTGGAAGAAGCGGTTCTGAATTGTGACGGAGAAGGCAGCCAAAGGCAGGAAGCCGGGAGCGGAGAGACGCAGGCAGGCGGGCAGGAAAAAGAAGCCGGAGAAGAAAAAGAAGAGCCGGAGAAAAAGGGATTTTTCAAAAAGAAAGAAAAGAAAGATAAAAAAGATGTTCAGATAGAAGAATTGAATGACAGGCTGAAGCGTTCCATGGCGGAATTTGAAAATTTCCGGAAAAGGACGGAAAAAGAGAAAGCGGCCATGTATGAGATCGGAGCCAAAAGCGTGATTGAGAAGATCCTTCCCGTGGTGGATAATTTCGAGCGTGGTATGGCGACGCTTAGTGAAAAAGAAGCCCAGACTCCTTTTGCAGAGGGGATGGATAAAATATATAAGCAGCTTCTTACGACCCTTGAGTCTATGGATGTGAAGGCCATAGATGCGGTAGGGCAGGAGTTCAACCCGGATTTCCACAATGCCGTGATGCATGTGGAGGATGAGGAGAGCGGTGAGAATATCATCGTTGAAGAATTCCAGAAGGGCTATCTATACCGGGACAGCGTGGTTCGCCACAGCATGGTAAAGGTGGCAAATTAA
- the hrcA gene encoding heat-inducible transcriptional repressor HrcA gives MELDERKKKILNAIIRNYQETGEPVGSRTISKYSDLQLSSATIRNEMADLEELGLIVQPHTSAGRIPTDRGYRLYVDQMLGDALHEPEHEVAGTQDFLVERMDRMEQVLKQMAKLMAANTNYASLISAPRYNRNKVKFIQLSRVEEHKILAVIVVEGNIIKNSIFDVDEVVTEEDLFSLNLMLNTNLNGLTIEEINLGIITKLKEQAGTHTDVVGKVLDAVAEAIRVDEEDLQIYTSGATNIFKYPELSDSSKAREIIQVFEEKEQLTNLLTDKLNEDGKQGIQVYIGNETPVQSMKDCSVVTATYDLGEGLQGTIGIVGPKRMDYEKVVSTLHTVMSQLDTMFKKEE, from the coding sequence ATGGAATTGGATGAACGGAAGAAAAAGATTCTGAATGCCATCATCCGCAACTACCAGGAGACCGGCGAACCGGTCGGCTCACGCACTATTTCCAAATATTCAGATTTGCAGCTGAGTTCGGCCACTATCCGGAATGAAATGGCGGATTTGGAGGAACTGGGACTCATTGTTCAGCCCCATACTTCGGCGGGCAGGATTCCTACAGACAGAGGCTATCGCCTTTATGTGGATCAGATGCTCGGAGATGCCTTGCATGAGCCGGAGCACGAAGTAGCCGGAACACAAGATTTCCTCGTGGAACGTATGGACAGGATGGAGCAGGTCCTGAAGCAAATGGCAAAGCTTATGGCAGCCAATACGAATTATGCTTCTTTGATCTCGGCTCCGAGGTATAACCGGAACAAGGTGAAATTCATTCAGCTGTCCCGGGTGGAAGAGCATAAGATTCTGGCTGTTATTGTGGTAGAGGGAAACATCATAAAGAATTCTATTTTTGATGTGGATGAGGTTGTAACAGAGGAAGACCTCTTTTCCCTGAATCTGATGCTGAATACCAATCTGAATGGACTGACCATAGAAGAGATCAATCTGGGAATAATTACAAAATTAAAAGAACAGGCAGGTACTCATACTGATGTAGTAGGGAAGGTCCTCGACGCAGTTGCGGAAGCCATCCGGGTGGATGAGGAAGACCTTCAGATATATACCAGCGGCGCCACCAATATTTTCAAATATCCGGAGCTATCAGACAGCAGCAAGGCGAGGGAGATCATCCAGGTATTTGAAGAGAAGGAACAGCTCACCAATCTTCTTACAGATAAGCTGAACGAGGACGGGAAGCAGGGCATACAGGTCTATATCGGAAATGAAACGCCGGTGCAGAGCATGAAGGACTGCAGTGTGGTCACAGCCACATATGACTTGGGAGAAGGCCTGCAGGGGACCATCGGTATTGTGGGACCGAAGCGGATGGATTATGAAAAAGTCGTTTCCACGCTTCATACGGTTATGAGCCAATTGGATACCATGTTCAAAAAAGAGGAATAG
- the hemW gene encoding radical SAM family heme chaperone HemW produces MSGGRRTPLELYVHVPFCVRKCAYCDFVSGPAGPEEMAEYVKALLAEIQAAGRMEKVSGYEVVSVFFGGGTPSILETSDIEKILKSIRRAFFMGEGAEITLEANPGTLTPDKLTAYRRAGINRLSLGLQSSNDRELSLLGRIHSFDMFLESYRMVRDAGFSNVNVDLMAALPGQTEESFRKSLEAVAELLPVPPEHISVYSLIIEEGTPFYAAYHEQAEARAAGESDTGLLPSEEAERNMYYMARSLLKERGYDRYEISNFARLGYECRHNIGYWTGVSYLGFGISASSYMEGKRFINCEDRKVYTEAMAELEKNRDIEPALRTVRREEEIVTKDRAMEEFMFLGLRMMCGVSEKRFMERFGVSMREIYGPILEKMERNGLMEWDGIRASWKLTDAGIDVSNYVLADFLL; encoded by the coding sequence ATGAGCGGGGGACGCAGAACGCCTCTGGAGCTGTACGTGCATGTTCCCTTCTGCGTAAGGAAATGCGCTTATTGTGATTTTGTATCCGGCCCTGCAGGCCCTGAGGAAATGGCAGAATACGTAAAAGCCCTCCTGGCGGAGATTCAGGCCGCCGGCAGGATGGAAAAAGTTTCTGGATATGAGGTGGTGTCCGTCTTCTTCGGAGGAGGGACTCCTTCTATTTTAGAAACGTCTGATATAGAAAAAATCCTGAAGAGTATTCGGAGGGCATTTTTCATGGGAGAAGGGGCGGAAATCACCCTGGAAGCGAATCCGGGGACACTTACGCCGGACAAGCTTACGGCTTACCGCCGGGCGGGAATCAACCGTCTTAGCCTGGGACTGCAGTCATCGAACGACAGAGAGCTGTCACTTTTAGGGAGAATCCATTCGTTTGATATGTTTCTGGAAAGCTACCGTATGGTTCGCGATGCCGGGTTTTCCAACGTGAATGTGGATCTGATGGCGGCTCTGCCGGGACAGACGGAGGAGAGCTTCCGAAAGAGCCTTGAGGCTGTGGCAGAGCTTTTACCGGTCCCTCCGGAGCACATTTCCGTATACAGCCTGATCATAGAGGAGGGGACTCCTTTCTATGCCGCTTACCACGAGCAGGCGGAAGCCAGGGCGGCCGGGGAATCAGATACCGGACTGCTTCCATCAGAAGAGGCGGAGAGAAACATGTATTACATGGCCCGCAGTTTATTAAAGGAGCGGGGATATGACCGCTATGAGATTTCTAATTTCGCCCGTTTGGGATATGAGTGCCGTCATAATATCGGTTATTGGACTGGGGTCTCCTACTTGGGTTTTGGCATATCTGCTTCTTCTTATATGGAAGGAAAACGTTTCATCAATTGTGAGGACCGTAAAGTATATACGGAGGCCATGGCGGAACTGGAAAAGAACCGGGATATCGAGCCGGCTCTGAGGACGGTCCGCAGAGAGGAAGAGATCGTCACCAAGGACCGGGCGATGGAGGAATTCATGTTTTTGGGACTTCGGATGATGTGCGGAGTTTCCGAGAAAAGATTTATGGAACGGTTTGGAGTGTCCATGAGAGAAATATATGGACCGATCTTGGAAAAGATGGAGCGGAATGGATTGATGGAATGGGACGGAATACGGGCGTCATGGAAGCTGACCGATGCCGGAATCGACGTGAGCAATTATGTGCTCGCAGATTTTCTGCTGTGA